DNA sequence from the Deltaproteobacteria bacterium genome:
ATTTGAGAGATCGCGTGTGAAAGCAACGCCAGTGGCGCAATCATCGCCGAGGTTGCCAAACACCATAGTCTGCACAGTGACCGCAGTGCCCCATTCGTCTGGGATATTCTCGATCTTGCGATATGTAATCGCGCGCGGGTTTTGCCACGAACCAAACACCGCGCCAATCGCACCCCACAATTGTTCTTGGGGATTGTCGGGAAATTGAATGTGCAAACGGTCATAAATGGTCGCTTTGAATTCAGCGACGAGTTCCTTCAAGTCGTCAACACTGAGGTCGGTATCGAGTTCGATACCTCTTGCTGCTTTCTTTTCTTCGAGAATTTTTTCAAACGGGTCACGTTCAGTTTTTGATTCAGGCTTGAGCCCTAACACTACATCGCCATACATCTGCACGAAACGGCGATAGCAGTCGTAGGCAAAACGCGGATTGCCTGACTGTTGAATCAATCCTTGCACGGTGTCGTCGTTTAAGCCGAGATTTAACACCGTATCCATCATGCCGGGCATGGAAACGCGTGCACCGGAACGAACCGATAACAGCAAGGGATTGGCTGCGTCACCGAAGCGGCGCTTCATGATCTTTTCGATACGCGCTAAGCCTTTTTGCACTTGTTGTGCTAATTCTTCAGGGTATTTCCGCCCATTGGCATAGTAATACGTGCAGACTTCCGTGCTGATCGTCATGCCTGGAGGAACCGGTAGTCCCAGGCCTGCCATTTCGGCTAAGTTTGCGCCTTTGCCACCGAGCAGCCAGTTCATGCTGGCGTTGCCATCGGCTTTGCCACCACCAAAAGAATAGACGTAGCGAACCTTGCGAGCTTTCTGTGCTTGCCCGTTCCATGTGTATTCTGCCATACCTTCACCTTACTTCAGAGATTTGCTTGCAAATGTGCTATTGCTTGATTTGGATCCCCACTGCATGGCCCTTGTTCAGCCTAGCAAAACTAGCGAAAGCAATGCTAGCACTTCGTTCGGGAGATTTTGGGTTGTCTCTGTTGCGTCGCTTCACTGGCAATGACAACCCTTCATAGTTTTGTCGGATCGTGGGGACGATGTGGGGTTAGGCTTCGATCCTCGTCACCAGCTCTGGGATCAACCGATCAATCGGCAGGCGAATCTGTTCGAGGGTGTCACGATCACGCAGTGTGACAGTATTGTCCTGCATAGTTTGATGATCGACGGTTAAGCAAAACGGGGTGCCGACTTCATCCTGACGACGATAGCGACGACCAATCGCTCCAGCTTGATCGTAGAATACGGCAAACCGTTGCTTGAGCAGATCGCGCAGCTCTAGCGCTTTTTCCGGTTGCCCATCTTTGCGTAACAAGGGAAAGATACCAACTTTGATGGGGGCAAGACGTGGCTTCAGACGCAGTACCACGCGTGGCTCGTCGTTTTGCACATCTTCATCATACGCATCAAGCAGTGTCACCAGCAAAATGCGATCAACCCCAGCCGCAGGCTCTATCACATACGGTTTGTAGCGTTCTCGGGTTTCATCATCAAAGAAGGAGAGGTCTTTGCCACTGTACTGCGTGTGTTGTCCGAGATCGAAGTCCGTACGACTGGCGACTCCTTCGAGTTCTCCCCAACCAAAGGGATAGAGGTATTCGATGTCGGTTGTGCCCTTTGAATAGTGCGCCAGATCTTCCTTGGGATGATCATAGAAGCGCAGGTTGGCGGCTTTGACTCCAAGCCAGTCGGTATACCACTGCATGCGGGCATTGCGCCAATAATCGAACCACTCTTGCTCGGTGCCGGGTTTGACGAAGAACTCCATTTCCATCTGTTCAAACTCACGGGTGCGGAAGATGAAATTCCCTGGCGTGATTTCATTACGAAACGATTTGCCAATCTGGGCGATACCGAACGGCGGCTTCAAGCGGCTGGCCTGTTGGACATTCTGGAAATTGACGAAAATGCCTTGTGCGGTCTCTGGTCGTAGAAACGCGACTGCGGCGTCTTCTTCGACTGGGCCGACAAAGGTCTTGAACATGAGATTGAATTGCCGGGCTTCCGTCAGATCGCATTCCATGCCTTTGGGGCACTGACGATCGGCTTTTTCGGGAATGTGGTCAGCGCGAAAGCGTCGCTTACAATTGCGGCAATCAACTAATGGATCTGAGAAACCGGCGATGTGGCCTGAGGCTTCCCACACACGAGGATGCATCAGGATCGCACTGTCGAGACCAACGACATTTTCACGCGAAGTGACCATGAAACGCCACCAGGCTTCACGGATGTTACGTTTCAATTCAACCCCAAGTGGCCCATAGTCCCAGGTACTGGCGAAGCCGCCATAAATCTCACTGGAAGGAAAAACAAACCCGCGTCGTTTACACAGGTTCACAATCTTGTCCATTGTCGCTACTGTCATAGGTGTCGAGCCGTATCATTCCCCTCTCGCATCGTCAACGAGCGAGTCGGTCAAGAGCCCGGTTTGTTCAAGGAAGGCACGCGACTTAAGCGGTCGAGTGATGTGGCGGGTAAGAAGCCCGGTAACAATTGCCCGCAATTCGCGACAAGTTTGTGGCGATGCCTGCGTGAGTAAAAGTGTCGTGGGTTGTGTGGATTGTGGGTTTTCGAGAATCTGCAAGGTGTCATGCGAAAGACGGACTGTCGCTCCACCGGTATCCCGACACCGTACACACAATAATCCGCCAAGACTTGGCGAGAACGAGACGAGTGAGTTATCAGATTCAGTAAGGGGTAGCCCGCAGCGTTGGCATCCTTCGATATTGGGAGCGTAGCCAGTGTGCACGAGTAACAATAACTCGAAAGCTGAGAGAAATAATGATGGGAGTTCTGCTTCTTCAAGCACGGTCAAACCTTGCAGTAACAATTCAAAGAGTTCCGGGCCAGCCTCACGTCCAGCGACCATCACATCAATGAGTTCGGTCAGATAACTAGCGAATCCGTAACGCTGGAGGTCTCGACTCGGAGCCCGGAAGCTACGCAGCAAATCACAACCAAAGATAAAAGCGAGTTCGTCAGCACGGATCGGGCGAAACCGTAACTGTACATACGTAAATGGTTCGAGCACGTTGACAAATCTTCGTTGCGAGCGTTTTGCTCCTTTCGCGATACCGGTCACTTTCCCCCAATCGCGGGTGAGAAAGGTAACAATCTTATCGGACTCTCCATGAGCCCGTCCTCGCAGCACAATCGCGGGTGTCCGTTCTTCGACCATAAATGCACTCTTTGCCTTGACACTCAGGAGGGTGGTTCTTAGATTTTGAGGACAGCGTCTCTATAGATAGAATACGAGAGGCCGATCTTTTCACAAGGGCAGGGGGTCATTAATGAGTACATCAGAACATGGGAACGGACAGGCTCCTGTGCAGGAGCAGTCTGACTCGTCTGTGTCGCAAGAAACAACAGCAGAGCACCAACAAGCCGAATCTGCGGTTGATGAACTGACCGCGCTCCGTCTACAAGTTGAAGAGAAAACGAAAGAAGCGAAGGCGAATTACGACCTTTTTCTTCGTGAGCGAGCGGAAAACGAGAATTTTAAGCGACGGCTGCAACGAGAAAAATCCGAGGCAATCCGCTTTGCTAACGAACCTCTTGTACGCGAGATCCTTCCAGTGCTGGATAATTTGGAACGAGCCATCGCTCACACGCAGAGTGGTGGTGGCGGTCAATCGCTGGTTGATGGTGTGACCCTGGTGGCACGAAGCTTTTTGGAAACACTTGAAAAGCATGGCGTAAGCCGAGTCAGTGCCAAAGGTCAATCCTTTGATCCAACCAAGCATGAGGCGATGGCGCAAGTTGAAAGTGCGGAAGTTGCACCCAATACTGTCGTAGATGAATACACGCCAGCCTACATGTTGCATGATCGCTTATTGCGCCCGGCATTAGTGACCGTTTCTAAAGCGCCATCCGAATAGAAAAATCTGTTGCTCAGCGGTTGCGTAACGATAAAGGGATGATTACAGGTCCTGTGTAAGGGCCGATAAGGTCGACGGTTTTTTAAGGAGCACGAATATGGCAAAAGTTATCGGGATTGACCTGGGGACGACGAATTCGGTGGTGGCAATTATGGAAGGGGGCGACCCTAAAGTCATCACCAACTCTGAGGGCAGCCGTATTACCCCTTCGGTAGTGGCATTTACCGATAGTGGCGAGCGACTCGTCGGACAAATTGCCCGTCGCCAAGCCGTGACCAATCCAGAAAATACCATTTTCTCAATTAAGCGATTGATCGGTCGTCGCTTTGACGATGCGCAAGTCGCAAAAGCCGCCAAGATTCTCCCCTATAAAGTGGTGAAAGCCGACAATGGTGATGCCTGGGTCGAGAGCCGCGGCAAAAAGTATAGTGCACCAGAAGTCTCTGCTTTTGTTTTGCAAAAAATGAAACAAACGGCAGAAGACTATCTTGGTGAAACGGTGACCGACGCTGTTATTACCGTACCTGCGTATTTTAATGACTCACAGCGCCAAGCGACTAAAGATGCTGGACGCATCGCTGGACTTAACGTGTTGCGTATTATCAACGAACCGACCGCTGCCTCACTGGCATACGGGCTTGATAAGAAGAAAGACGAAAAGATTGCGGTCTTTGACCTTGGTGGTGGTACGTTCGATGTCTCTATTCTCGAAGTCGGAGACGGTGTGTTTGAAGTGAAATCCACCAACGGCGATACGTTCCTTGGTGGTGACGACTTCGATCAACGCATTATCGATTATCTCGCTGACGAATTTAAGAAAGATCAAGGCGTCGATCTGCGTAAGGATCGTATGGCCCTACAACGTCTCAAAGAGGCAGCAGAAAAAGCCAAAATTGAGTTGTCGTCCTCAATGGAAACTGAGGTCAACTTGCCATTTATCACGGCTGACCAAAGTGGACCAAAACATCTGACGATGAAGCTCACGCGTGCGAAGCTTGAGGCCCTCTGCTCAGACTTACTTGATCGGCTCGAAGCGCCGTGCGTGGCCGCTTTAAAAGATTCTGGTTTATCGGCGAAGCAAATTGATGAAGTCGTTCTTGTTGGCGGCATGATCCGCATGCCAGCCGTACAAGAACGTGTACGCAAGATCTTCGGCAAAGAGCCGCACAAAGGTGTCAACCCTGATGAAGTCGTGGCAGTTGGTGCTGCGATTCAAGGTGCGGTCCTCAAAGGTGAAGTGAAAGATGTGCTCTTGTTAGACGTCACGCCACTGTCTCTTGGAATCGAGACCTTAGGTGGTGTGTTCACCCGCTTAATCGATCGCAACACGACGATCCCGACCAAGAAGAGCCAGGTGTTCTCGACTGCTGCGGATAGTCAGACTGCCGTGACGATTCGCGTCTTCCAAGGTGAGCGCGACATGGCTGCTGATAATAAACTGCTGGGGCAGTTCGATCTTGTCGGTATTCCACCCGCAGCACGCGGCGTTCCGCAAATCGAGGTAACGTTCGATATCGATGCCAATGGTATCGTGCATGTGAATGCGAAAGACCTTGGCACTGGCAAAGAGCAGTCGATCCGTATCACCGCGTCGAGCGGTCTCTCTGAGACTGAGATCAAACGGATGGTCAAAGATGCGGAAGCACACGCAGAAGAGGACAAGAAAAAGAAAGAACGTATCGAGGCACGCAATCATCTTGATACGCTTATCTACTCAACCGAGAAGTCGCTGAAAGACCATCGCAGTGACGTCGATGAAGCTGCGGCAAAGAACATCGAAGAGGCGCTAGAAAAAGCTAAGAAAGCGATGGAAGGTGACGATGTCGACGCGATCAAGTCGGCACAAGAGGAGCTGACCCAAGCCTCACATAAACTGGCCGAGGCCATGTATGCTCGTGTCGCCAAAGAACAACAAGCCGCAGGAGCGAATGGTGATGGGCAAGCAGGGGCAGCTGGGAGCGATAGCAAACCGCAAGACAAAGAGAATGTGGTCGATGCCGACTTTGAAGAAGTAAAATAGCCGGAAGGCCGCAGCAATACGACTGTCTTTCACCCCCACTTTTCTTCCATTGGAAGAGTGGGGGTTTTTTTGTTACAGGGGAAATGAGCGCGGGGTATGGCAAACAAAGCCGATTACTACGAACTACTGGGTGTCAAACGAGACGCGAGTGAGGATGAGCTGAAAAAGGCGTATCGCAAGGCCGCGATGCAGTATCATCCAGACCGTAATCCTGGGGACAAAAAAGCCGAAGAGAAATTCAAAGAACTGTCTGAGGCCTATCAAGTGCT
Encoded proteins:
- the dnaK gene encoding molecular chaperone DnaK — its product is MAKVIGIDLGTTNSVVAIMEGGDPKVITNSEGSRITPSVVAFTDSGERLVGQIARRQAVTNPENTIFSIKRLIGRRFDDAQVAKAAKILPYKVVKADNGDAWVESRGKKYSAPEVSAFVLQKMKQTAEDYLGETVTDAVITVPAYFNDSQRQATKDAGRIAGLNVLRIINEPTAASLAYGLDKKKDEKIAVFDLGGGTFDVSILEVGDGVFEVKSTNGDTFLGGDDFDQRIIDYLADEFKKDQGVDLRKDRMALQRLKEAAEKAKIELSSSMETEVNLPFITADQSGPKHLTMKLTRAKLEALCSDLLDRLEAPCVAALKDSGLSAKQIDEVVLVGGMIRMPAVQERVRKIFGKEPHKGVNPDEVVAVGAAIQGAVLKGEVKDVLLLDVTPLSLGIETLGGVFTRLIDRNTTIPTKKSQVFSTAADSQTAVTIRVFQGERDMAADNKLLGQFDLVGIPPAARGVPQIEVTFDIDANGIVHVNAKDLGTGKEQSIRITASSGLSETEIKRMVKDAEAHAEEDKKKKERIEARNHLDTLIYSTEKSLKDHRSDVDEAAAKNIEEALEKAKKAMEGDDVDAIKSAQEELTQASHKLAEAMYARVAKEQQAAGANGDGQAGAAGSDSKPQDKENVVDADFEEVK
- the recO gene encoding DNA repair protein RecO → MVEERTPAIVLRGRAHGESDKIVTFLTRDWGKVTGIAKGAKRSQRRFVNVLEPFTYVQLRFRPIRADELAFIFGCDLLRSFRAPSRDLQRYGFASYLTELIDVMVAGREAGPELFELLLQGLTVLEEAELPSLFLSAFELLLLVHTGYAPNIEGCQRCGLPLTESDNSLVSFSPSLGGLLCVRCRDTGGATVRLSHDTLQILENPQSTQPTTLLLTQASPQTCRELRAIVTGLLTRHITRPLKSRAFLEQTGLLTDSLVDDARGE
- the grpE gene encoding nucleotide exchange factor GrpE, which produces MSTSEHGNGQAPVQEQSDSSVSQETTAEHQQAESAVDELTALRLQVEEKTKEAKANYDLFLRERAENENFKRRLQREKSEAIRFANEPLVREILPVLDNLERAIAHTQSGGGGQSLVDGVTLVARSFLETLEKHGVSRVSAKGQSFDPTKHEAMAQVESAEVAPNTVVDEYTPAYMLHDRLLRPALVTVSKAPSE
- a CDS encoding glycine--tRNA ligase, whose protein sequence is MTVATMDKIVNLCKRRGFVFPSSEIYGGFASTWDYGPLGVELKRNIREAWWRFMVTSRENVVGLDSAILMHPRVWEASGHIAGFSDPLVDCRNCKRRFRADHIPEKADRQCPKGMECDLTEARQFNLMFKTFVGPVEEDAAVAFLRPETAQGIFVNFQNVQQASRLKPPFGIAQIGKSFRNEITPGNFIFRTREFEQMEMEFFVKPGTEQEWFDYWRNARMQWYTDWLGVKAANLRFYDHPKEDLAHYSKGTTDIEYLYPFGWGELEGVASRTDFDLGQHTQYSGKDLSFFDDETRERYKPYVIEPAAGVDRILLVTLLDAYDEDVQNDEPRVVLRLKPRLAPIKVGIFPLLRKDGQPEKALELRDLLKQRFAVFYDQAGAIGRRYRRQDEVGTPFCLTVDHQTMQDNTVTLRDRDTLEQIRLPIDRLIPELVTRIEA